The Pedobacter mucosus genome window below encodes:
- a CDS encoding NAD kinase, protein MRIAIYGRDFNDSVLPYIQEVFDHLKSHNIQPILHHKFKNSLHGKINLPANTVIFHNHKELSLLADVLLSLGGDGTLLDTLSLIRDSNIPVIGINFGRLGFLASINKDAIGSALHALINKEYTLDARSLLTLESENGLFGEENFALNDITIHRRDNSAMMIIHASMNNEFINSYWADGLIIATPTGSTAYSLSCGGPIIYPDSANFVVTPIAPHNLNVRPVVVPDRNSLSFEVEARESKFLVSCDSRTVTVERSVKITIKKASFSINLIRLNNESYLNTLRNKLLWGIDTRNY, encoded by the coding sequence ATGAGGATTGCAATTTACGGAAGAGATTTTAACGATTCAGTACTACCTTATATTCAAGAGGTTTTTGATCATCTAAAAAGCCACAATATTCAGCCAATTTTACACCACAAATTTAAGAATTCGCTACATGGTAAAATAAATTTACCTGCCAATACGGTAATTTTCCATAACCATAAAGAGTTATCATTACTTGCTGATGTTCTTTTAAGTTTAGGCGGAGATGGAACGCTGTTAGATACGCTTTCGCTAATTCGAGATTCCAATATTCCTGTAATTGGTATTAATTTTGGAAGATTAGGTTTTTTGGCAAGCATTAATAAAGATGCTATTGGTTCTGCATTACATGCCTTAATAAATAAAGAATATACGTTAGATGCTAGGTCGCTTTTAACCTTAGAATCTGAAAATGGTTTGTTTGGTGAAGAAAACTTTGCTTTAAATGATATCACAATCCATAGGCGGGATAATTCTGCAATGATGATTATTCATGCATCTATGAATAACGAATTTATAAATTCTTATTGGGCTGATGGATTAATTATTGCCACACCAACAGGATCAACAGCTTATTCATTAAGTTGCGGCGGGCCGATAATTTACCCTGATTCTGCAAATTTTGTAGTTACCCCAATTGCGCCGCACAATTTAAATGTTAGACCAGTTGTTGTTCCCGATCGCAATTCATTGTCATTTGAGGTGGAAGCCAGAGAATCTAAATTTCTGGTCTCTTGTGATAGTAGAACGGTGACTGTTGAAAGATCTGTAAAAATCACCATAAAAAAGGCTAGTTTCAGTATTAATCTAATTCGCCTTAACAATGAATCTTACCTAAACACGTTAAGAAATAAATTATTATGGGGCATTGATACCCGTAACTACTAA
- a CDS encoding CBS domain-containing protein: MFAEEIISNAIPSLKVNDTVQKALDRMNEFKIKHMPVVNDNIFCGLVSEDDLHNIRDHDTLLNHNSLNFLNAFVFSDAHTYDVIRMLSQLKITAVPVLDQQKNYIGLVSINDMVDAVASQYAVNEMGGIIVLEISNRNNSLAHISQIVEADNAQILSSYVNSFEDSTRLEVTLKVNKTEISSLVASFERYDYLVKEVYNNTQADDGSQERYDSFMNYLNV; the protein is encoded by the coding sequence ATGTTTGCGGAAGAAATCATATCAAATGCAATTCCATCATTAAAAGTTAATGATACAGTGCAAAAAGCTTTAGATCGTATGAACGAATTTAAAATAAAGCATATGCCTGTGGTTAATGATAACATTTTTTGTGGACTAGTTTCTGAAGATGATTTACATAACATCCGTGATCATGATACGCTTCTTAATCACAATTCATTAAACTTTCTTAACGCTTTTGTTTTTAGCGATGCGCATACTTATGATGTAATCAGGATGCTGAGTCAATTAAAGATTACGGCAGTTCCTGTTTTAGATCAGCAAAAAAATTATATCGGTTTAGTTTCTATAAATGATATGGTTGATGCTGTTGCATCGCAATACGCAGTTAATGAAATGGGAGGGATTATCGTTTTAGAAATAAGTAACCGCAACAATTCCTTGGCACATATTTCTCAAATAGTAGAAGCGGATAATGCACAAATACTTTCTTCTTATGTTAATTCTTTTGAAGATTCTACCCGTTTAGAAGTTACTTTAAAGGTCAATAAAACCGAGATATCCTCGTTAGTTGCATCGTTCGAGCGATATGATTATTTGGTTAAGGAAGTTTATAACAACACACAAGCTGATGATGGATCGCAAGAGCGTTATGATTCTTTTATGAATTATTTAAATGTTTAA
- a CDS encoding alpha/beta fold hydrolase — MTYPIIEEDGFKYIEAGKGEKLILLHGLMGELSNWELVIEHFKDRYHVIVPILPIYELPILTLGVKALSRYLHRFLKYKNFDKVVLIGNSLGGHVGLVFTVAHQEFVKALVLTGSSGLYENAFGGSFPRRESYDYIKEKVEYTFYNPATATKELVDDVFKTVNDRSRVIRILTMAKSAIRHNMSKEISKITIPVSLIWGKNDKVTPPEVAEEFHQLLPNSELNWVDECGHAPMMEQSEIFNVYLEKFLDRILLK, encoded by the coding sequence ATGACTTACCCTATAATAGAAGAAGACGGATTTAAATACATTGAGGCTGGAAAAGGCGAGAAACTGATATTATTACATGGCCTTATGGGCGAATTAAGTAATTGGGAGTTGGTTATCGAGCATTTCAAGGATCGTTATCATGTGATAGTACCTATTCTTCCTATTTACGAACTTCCGATTTTAACTTTAGGTGTTAAGGCATTATCCAGGTATTTACATCGTTTTTTGAAATATAAAAATTTTGATAAAGTAGTATTAATTGGTAATTCTTTAGGTGGTCATGTTGGTTTGGTATTTACAGTTGCCCATCAGGAATTTGTTAAGGCTTTGGTTTTAACAGGTAGTTCTGGTTTATATGAAAATGCATTTGGTGGCTCATTTCCACGTCGTGAGAGTTATGATTATATAAAGGAAAAGGTAGAATATACTTTTTATAATCCTGCTACCGCAACTAAAGAGCTTGTTGATGATGTGTTCAAAACGGTTAACGATCGGTCTCGGGTTATTCGGATTTTAACGATGGCAAAATCTGCAATTCGCCATAATATGAGTAAGGAAATTTCAAAAATTACCATTCCTGTTTCATTAATTTGGGGCAAAAACGATAAAGTTACTCCACCAGAAGTTGCCGAAGAATTTCATCAATTATTACCCAATTCCGAGTTAAATTGGGTTGATGAATGCGGACACGCACCGATGATGGAACAATCAGAAATATTTAATGTTTACCTAGAGAAATTTCTAGATAGAATTTTATTAAAATAA
- a CDS encoding GatB/YqeY domain-containing protein, giving the protein MISEIIDQEIKKAMLAKNSAQLRGLRAIKAALLLARTEKGSSEEITEESELKILQKLIKQRRESADIYKQQNREDLYQVEEEEIEVINQFLPQQLGRDEVATIIESVIKQSGATSVKDMGKVMGMANKELAGKADGKLIAEIVKEKLA; this is encoded by the coding sequence ATGATATCTGAAATAATAGATCAAGAAATAAAGAAAGCCATGTTGGCTAAAAATAGCGCTCAATTAAGAGGCTTAAGAGCAATAAAAGCTGCATTATTATTAGCAAGGACAGAAAAAGGTTCTAGTGAAGAGATTACAGAGGAATCTGAGTTGAAAATTCTGCAAAAATTGATTAAGCAACGTCGTGAATCTGCGGATATTTATAAGCAACAAAATCGTGAAGATTTATATCAGGTTGAAGAAGAAGAAATTGAGGTGATCAATCAATTTCTACCTCAACAGTTAGGTAGAGATGAGGTTGCAACTATTATAGAATCAGTTATAAAACAATCCGGTGCTACATCGGTTAAAGATATGGGCAAGGTGATGGGAATGGCAAACAAGGAGCTTGCAGGTAAGGCTGATGGTAAATTAATTGCTGAAATTGTTAAAGAGAAATTAGCTTAA
- a CDS encoding SDR family oxidoreductase encodes MSKIALITGATSGIGEACAHIFAQQGYNLILLARREDRLAKNAHQLEDKYAITVKQIIADVRDKNSLSAVLEILPDDWKNVDVLINNAGLSQGLDPIDKGNTSDWDTMIDTNVKGLLYVTKIVSNWMIPHQKGHIINIGSIAGKEVYPNGNVYCATKHAVDALSKAMRIDLLPYGIKVTEINPGMVETEFSIVRFKGDEERAKKVYESFEPLIADDIADAIWYVVSRPKHVNINDMLIMPTAQATATIVNKNS; translated from the coding sequence ATGTCTAAAATTGCATTAATTACAGGCGCAACTTCTGGTATTGGCGAAGCTTGTGCGCATATATTTGCTCAACAGGGTTATAATTTAATTTTACTTGCTCGCCGTGAGGATCGCTTAGCAAAAAATGCTCATCAACTGGAAGATAAATATGCTATTACCGTTAAGCAAATTATTGCAGATGTGCGTGATAAAAATAGTTTATCAGCAGTGTTGGAAATATTACCTGATGATTGGAAAAATGTAGATGTTTTGATAAACAATGCAGGTTTAAGTCAAGGTTTAGATCCAATTGATAAAGGAAATACCAGTGATTGGGATACGATGATCGATACAAATGTTAAAGGTTTGCTATATGTTACAAAAATCGTTTCTAATTGGATGATTCCACATCAAAAAGGCCATATTATTAACATAGGCTCTATCGCTGGCAAAGAAGTTTATCCAAATGGAAACGTATATTGTGCAACTAAGCATGCTGTTGATGCCTTAAGTAAAGCAATGCGCATTGATCTTTTACCTTACGGAATTAAAGTAACCGAAATTAACCCTGGAATGGTCGAAACTGAGTTTTCTATTGTTCGTTTCAAGGGGGATGAAGAAAGAGCCAAAAAAGTTTACGAAAGTTTTGAGCCATTAATAGCCGATGATATTGCAGATGCAATTTGGTATGTTGTTAGTCGCCCTAAACATGTTAATATAAACGACATGTTGATTATGCCAACGGCACAAGCAACTGCTACGATAGTAAATAAGAACTCCTAG
- a CDS encoding outer membrane beta-barrel protein, which produces MIKKLSLVTFFLIVSATSFAQNWGGGIDDEDWSFGFNFQYISAEYKILKKANWRSAFYEVPNSLDVTYDSSLGPNSLVSPKLNSISSLPSQGFGLGFVVNRNIAENFDLRATPSLIFSDRSVRYDYEATPSIDLGNGQTRNYQSSITKKVQATMFEFPIGIKVKSNRLNNFRVYWLGGAKYSIDIASKKKTFDEGEVAVNKFLKNNRNYLSYETGIGLDIYFEYFKMSPEIKLDYSMNDLLQHDNTAFANPIDKLKLRQLTFSLIFQ; this is translated from the coding sequence ATGATTAAAAAATTAAGCCTCGTTACTTTCTTTCTTATTGTTTCTGCTACTTCGTTTGCCCAAAATTGGGGCGGGGGAATTGATGATGAGGATTGGAGTTTTGGTTTTAATTTTCAATATATTTCTGCCGAGTATAAAATCCTAAAAAAAGCAAATTGGCGGTCAGCATTTTATGAGGTTCCAAATTCATTAGATGTTACTTATGATTCCAGTTTGGGACCGAATTCACTAGTTTCTCCCAAATTAAATAGTATTTCTAGTTTGCCATCGCAGGGATTCGGTTTGGGTTTTGTAGTGAATAGAAATATTGCTGAAAACTTTGACCTTAGGGCTACGCCATCATTAATTTTTAGTGATCGTTCAGTGAGGTATGATTATGAAGCAACTCCATCTATTGATTTAGGTAACGGTCAAACCAGAAATTACCAAAGTTCAATCACTAAAAAAGTTCAGGCAACGATGTTTGAATTTCCGATAGGGATAAAAGTAAAATCAAACAGACTTAATAATTTTAGGGTTTATTGGCTTGGCGGCGCAAAATATTCTATTGATATTGCATCTAAGAAAAAAACTTTTGATGAAGGTGAAGTTGCGGTAAATAAGTTTCTAAAAAATAATAGAAATTATCTCTCTTACGAAACAGGAATAGGTTTAGATATCTATTTTGAATACTTCAAAATGTCGCCAGAAATTAAACTAGACTACTCTATGAATGATTTATTGCAGCATGATAATACTGCTTTTGCAAATCCGATAGATAAGTTGAAATTACGTCAATTAACGTTCAGTTTGATTTTTCAATAG
- the ubiE gene encoding bifunctional demethylmenaquinone methyltransferase/2-methoxy-6-polyprenyl-1,4-benzoquinol methylase UbiE: MNQNITPYQAEDATKKEQVATMFNNISGTYDFLNHFLSLGIDILWRKKAIKELVSIQPRIILDVATGTGDFAFEAIKKLHPEKVIGVDISEGMLEVAKKKINERSLHEIFSVQLGDSEGLHFENDTFDAITVAYGVRNFENLEKGLSDMYRVLKPNGKIVVLEFSKPKVFPVKQLYSFYFKHITPFFGKLFSKDHRAYTYLPESVAAFPDGNDFTSLMAKVGFKSTKQQILTFGISSIYTGTK; this comes from the coding sequence ATGAATCAGAATATTACTCCTTATCAAGCTGAAGATGCCACCAAAAAAGAACAGGTTGCAACGATGTTTAACAACATATCAGGCACTTATGATTTTTTAAATCATTTTCTTTCCTTAGGCATTGATATTTTATGGCGAAAAAAAGCAATTAAAGAATTGGTTTCCATACAACCACGAATTATTTTGGATGTGGCTACCGGAACTGGCGATTTTGCTTTTGAAGCCATTAAAAAACTTCACCCAGAAAAAGTTATTGGTGTAGATATTTCTGAAGGAATGTTGGAAGTTGCTAAAAAGAAAATTAATGAACGGAGTTTACACGAAATTTTTTCTGTTCAACTTGGTGATTCTGAAGGTTTACATTTTGAAAATGACACTTTTGATGCCATTACGGTAGCTTATGGTGTTCGTAATTTTGAAAATTTAGAAAAAGGATTAAGCGATATGTATAGGGTTTTAAAGCCAAATGGTAAAATTGTTGTTTTGGAGTTTTCTAAGCCGAAGGTTTTTCCAGTTAAACAGCTTTATAGCTTTTATTTTAAACACATTACACCATTTTTTGGTAAATTATTTTCTAAAGATCATCGGGCCTATACCTATTTGCCCGAATCTGTAGCTGCGTTTCCAGATGGTAATGATTTTACCTCACTTATGGCAAAGGTGGGTTTCAAAAGTACCAAACAGCAAATTCTAACGTTTGGAATAAGTTCGATATATACCGGCACTAAATGA
- the yihA gene encoding ribosome biogenesis GTP-binding protein YihA/YsxC — MIIKTATFVCSNTQVSALPAPTMPEYAFIGRSNVGKSSLINMIVNQHGLAKTSQRPGKTQLINHFLINEKWYIVDLPGYGYAKVSKTSREKWEKFIRAYITKRESLQCVFVLIDSRLEPQQIDIEFCYWMGEKQIPFSLLFTKADKQGMTTTLKNVDAFKKKLGEFFEEIPTTIITSAEKETGKEDVLRFIDEVNKDFVMPTDYKKF; from the coding sequence ATGATTATCAAAACGGCAACATTTGTTTGCAGCAATACGCAGGTTTCGGCTTTGCCAGCACCAACAATGCCAGAATATGCATTTATTGGCCGATCGAACGTAGGCAAATCTTCTCTTATAAATATGATTGTTAACCAACATGGATTAGCAAAAACTTCTCAAAGACCAGGAAAAACTCAATTAATTAATCACTTTTTAATTAACGAAAAATGGTACATTGTTGATTTACCTGGCTATGGCTATGCTAAGGTTTCTAAAACGAGCAGAGAAAAGTGGGAAAAATTTATTCGTGCTTACATCACAAAAAGAGAAAGCTTACAATGTGTTTTCGTATTGATTGATAGCCGTTTGGAACCGCAGCAAATTGATATCGAATTTTGTTACTGGATGGGTGAAAAACAAATTCCTTTTTCGCTCTTATTTACCAAAGCTGATAAACAAGGCATGACCACAACGCTTAAAAATGTGGATGCATTTAAGAAAAAATTAGGCGAATTCTTTGAAGAGATTCCAACCACAATTATTACTTCAGCAGAAAAAGAAACTGGAAAAGAAGATGTTTTAAGATTTATAGATGAGGTAAATAAAGATTTTGTGATGCCTACAGATTATAAAAAATTCTAA
- a CDS encoding UbiA-like polyprenyltransferase — translation MKKYFSLVLFAHSIFALPFAMIGFFLGVTTTENPFQWQKLLLVLLCMVFARNSAMAFNRYLDRNIDAKNPRTKMRDIPAGKVSANEALIFVITNCILFIIATYFINSLCFYLSPIALFVVLFYSYTKRFTALCHLVLGLGLSLAPIGAYIAVTGQFALVPVLYSFAVLFWVGGFDIIYALQDEDFDREENLHSIPSSVGIKNALNISIVLHVFSAACVIAPIFLMPNSFSWVYYIGVAFFCFALIYQHLLVKPNDISKVNKAFATTNGMASVVFAVCFLVDAYIRNNA, via the coding sequence ATGAAAAAATACTTTTCACTTGTATTATTTGCCCATTCCATATTTGCGTTACCGTTTGCAATGATTGGTTTCTTTTTGGGAGTTACCACCACCGAAAATCCTTTTCAATGGCAAAAATTACTATTGGTTTTATTATGTATGGTCTTTGCCCGGAATTCGGCTATGGCTTTCAATCGTTATTTAGATAGGAATATCGATGCAAAAAACCCACGGACTAAAATGCGAGATATTCCGGCAGGAAAGGTTTCAGCAAATGAAGCTTTAATTTTCGTTATCACGAATTGCATATTGTTTATAATTGCTACTTACTTTATCAATAGCTTGTGCTTTTATCTATCGCCAATTGCGTTATTTGTCGTTTTATTTTACAGTTATACTAAAAGATTTACGGCCCTTTGCCATCTGGTTTTAGGTTTAGGATTATCCCTTGCACCAATTGGAGCATATATTGCCGTTACCGGACAATTTGCTTTAGTACCCGTTTTATATTCTTTTGCTGTTTTATTTTGGGTTGGAGGTTTCGATATTATTTACGCACTACAAGATGAAGATTTTGATCGTGAAGAAAATTTACATTCCATTCCATCATCCGTTGGCATAAAAAACGCGTTAAACATTTCGATAGTTTTACATGTTTTTTCTGCCGCCTGCGTAATTGCGCCAATATTTCTAATGCCTAATTCTTTTAGTTGGGTGTATTATATTGGTGTCGCATTTTTCTGTTTTGCGTTGATCTATCAGCATCTTTTAGTAAAACCAAACGACATTAGTAAGGTTAATAAAGCATTTGCGACCACAAACGGAATGGCTTCGGTAGTATTTGCGGTCTGCTTTTTGGTTGATGCATATATAAGAAATAACGCATAA
- a CDS encoding M3 family oligoendopeptidase: MIIEKKLRKYIPQDLAITWDSLEPHFTELQQREINNVGELEQWLKDRSELEAALEEDFAWRYIKMSCDTANEELVKSFQYFATDIEPKISPISNRLNEKFTASVYVDELDKEKFFVYSRAIKKALELYREENIELFTELQVKQQKYQGITGAMSVEINGQEYTLEQASIFVKDLNRDIRENAWKTIQQRRLVDKDDLNILFDELIQLRNQVALNAGFENYRDYMFQALGRFDYTPQDCYDFAEAIEQEIVPILKEQAEKRREALNLESLKPWDMEVSISGKAALKPFNNGDELINKSIECFNAIDIKLGEKLSIMKANNLFDVESRKGKAPGGYNYPLAETGAPFIFMNSANSLRDLTTMVHEGGHAIHTFLTANLELNDFKHCPSEVAELASMSMELISMDKWDVYFDDPAELNRAKKEQLADVLKTLPWVAVIDQFQHWIYTNPDHTAADREETFKQIYNRFGAGFADWTDLDQEFGNVWQKQLHLFEVPFYYIEYAIAQLGAIAVWKNYKESPEKALDQYLAALSLGYTKPMNEIYETAGIKFDFTAEYIKELASFVKEELEKLG, translated from the coding sequence ATGATAATAGAAAAAAAATTAAGAAAATATATACCTCAGGATTTAGCAATAACCTGGGACAGTTTAGAACCACATTTTACAGAATTACAGCAAAGAGAAATCAATAACGTTGGGGAACTGGAGCAATGGTTAAAAGATCGCTCGGAATTAGAAGCCGCCTTGGAAGAAGATTTTGCGTGGAGATATATTAAAATGAGTTGCGATACGGCCAACGAAGAGTTGGTTAAAAGTTTCCAATATTTTGCGACAGACATTGAGCCGAAAATATCGCCAATCTCGAACAGGTTAAATGAAAAATTCACGGCTAGTGTGTATGTTGATGAACTGGATAAAGAAAAATTCTTTGTTTACAGCAGAGCGATTAAAAAGGCTTTAGAGCTTTATAGAGAAGAGAATATTGAATTATTTACTGAACTACAGGTAAAACAACAAAAATATCAAGGCATTACTGGTGCCATGAGCGTGGAAATAAATGGACAAGAATATACGCTCGAACAAGCTTCTATTTTTGTTAAAGATTTAAACCGGGATATTCGAGAAAATGCTTGGAAAACGATTCAACAACGTCGATTGGTTGACAAAGACGACTTGAATATTTTGTTTGATGAATTGATACAATTGCGAAATCAAGTGGCATTAAATGCTGGCTTCGAAAACTATCGCGATTACATGTTTCAAGCTTTGGGTCGGTTCGATTATACACCTCAAGATTGTTATGATTTCGCTGAAGCAATTGAACAGGAAATTGTACCAATCCTAAAAGAACAAGCAGAGAAACGTCGCGAAGCGTTAAATTTAGAAAGCTTAAAACCTTGGGATATGGAAGTTAGCATCAGTGGAAAAGCTGCTTTAAAGCCTTTCAATAATGGTGATGAACTAATTAATAAAAGCATTGAATGTTTTAATGCAATTGACATTAAACTTGGCGAAAAGCTTTCTATTATGAAAGCAAATAATCTTTTTGATGTAGAAAGTAGAAAAGGCAAGGCTCCGGGTGGTTATAATTACCCTTTAGCAGAAACTGGCGCACCATTTATATTTATGAATTCTGCGAATTCTCTTCGCGATTTAACCACCATGGTTCATGAAGGCGGGCATGCAATACACACTTTCTTAACCGCAAACCTAGAGCTTAACGACTTTAAACACTGTCCATCTGAAGTTGCTGAATTGGCTTCTATGAGTATGGAATTAATTTCTATGGATAAGTGGGATGTTTATTTTGACGATCCAGCAGAGTTAAATCGTGCGAAAAAAGAGCAGTTGGCCGATGTTTTGAAAACATTGCCGTGGGTTGCCGTTATCGATCAGTTTCAACATTGGATTTACACTAATCCCGATCATACAGCAGCTGATCGAGAAGAAACTTTTAAGCAGATTTACAACCGTTTTGGTGCAGGATTTGCAGATTGGACGGATTTAGATCAAGAATTCGGAAACGTTTGGCAAAAACAGTTGCATCTTTTCGAAGTTCCTTTTTATTATATAGAATATGCAATTGCACAATTAGGCGCCATTGCCGTATGGAAAAATTATAAGGAAAGTCCAGAGAAAGCTTTGGATCAATATTTAGCGGCACTTTCTTTAGGTTACACTAAACCGATGAATGAAATATATGAAACAGCAGGAATCAAATTCGATTTTACGGCAGAATATATCAAAGAATTGGCAAGTTTTGTAAAAGAAGAATTAGAGAAACTGGGTTAA
- a CDS encoding MFS transporter — protein sequence MKSKYIKEKNEKIATLLAFALIPLSGFATDIYIPSLPTMAGELNATSVQVQITLSIFLISYGVSQLFIGSILDSFGRYKICLYALLIFAAASIIIATTGNIYLIYLMRIVHGLTVGAIVVAKRAYFVDLFKGEKLKHYLSLFSIIWSTGPIVAPFVGGYLQAAFGWESNFYFLAGFAIVFATLEFFFSGETLKNVTEFELKKILNIYVTMVKTTSFTLGIVMLGLAYCMVMVYNMTGPFIIEHHLKLSPIVAGYSSLILGFAWMVGGFIGKATINKPFFEKLLTNSILQVLFVVLMIISLNFVSNLWSMIFFAFIIHIGAGFTFNNYFTFCLSKFPKNAGIAGGLTGGITYVIVSFLSYAIVNFVPAKDERNLSYSYLVMIILSILVMFIIMKTRKKMEIDN from the coding sequence TTGAAATCTAAATATATAAAAGAAAAAAATGAAAAGATTGCTACCCTATTAGCATTCGCATTAATACCATTATCGGGCTTCGCAACAGATATTTACATTCCATCGTTGCCAACAATGGCTGGCGAACTAAATGCCACAAGCGTTCAGGTGCAAATTACTTTAAGTATATTCTTAATTAGCTATGGCGTTTCACAGCTTTTTATCGGAAGTATTTTGGATAGTTTCGGTCGGTACAAAATCTGTTTATATGCCTTACTCATCTTTGCTGCAGCCAGTATTATTATTGCAACAACAGGAAATATTTATTTAATTTATTTAATGCGAATAGTACATGGGCTAACTGTTGGCGCCATTGTTGTCGCCAAAAGAGCTTATTTTGTCGATCTTTTTAAAGGCGAAAAACTAAAACATTATCTTAGCCTATTTTCCATCATTTGGTCTACCGGACCAATTGTAGCGCCTTTTGTAGGCGGTTATTTACAAGCTGCTTTTGGATGGGAATCTAATTTTTACTTTTTAGCTGGATTTGCCATAGTATTTGCCACTTTAGAATTCTTTTTTAGTGGAGAAACCTTAAAAAATGTAACTGAATTTGAGCTTAAAAAAATCCTCAATATTTATGTAACGATGGTTAAAACAACCAGCTTTACATTAGGGATTGTAATGTTAGGTTTGGCCTATTGCATGGTAATGGTTTATAATATGACGGGGCCATTTATCATTGAGCATCACCTCAAATTATCTCCTATAGTTGCAGGATATAGCTCATTAATTCTAGGTTTCGCCTGGATGGTTGGTGGCTTTATTGGAAAAGCAACGATTAATAAACCCTTTTTTGAAAAATTATTAACCAATTCAATTCTGCAAGTTCTTTTTGTAGTTTTGATGATTATCAGCTTAAATTTTGTTTCTAATCTTTGGTCGATGATTTTCTTCGCATTCATCATTCATATTGGAGCAGGCTTTACCTTTAATAACTATTTCACATTTTGCTTGAGTAAATTTCCAAAAAATGCAGGTATTGCTGGTGGGTTGACCGGTGGGATAACTTACGTAATTGTTTCCTTTTTGAGTTATGCAATTGTAAATTTTGTTCCGGCAAAAGATGAACGCAATCTCAGTTATAGCTATCTAGTGATGATTATTTTGTCTATTTTAGTGATGTTCATCATTATGAAAACGAGAAAGAAAATGGAGATAGACAATTAG